DNA sequence from the Methylacidiphilum kamchatkense Kam1 genome:
CCCACTCCTTTTTCCATCTCTACTTTTGAAATCGACTGCTGTCGAATTTCCCCCATAAAACCTTCAGAATAGCAATTTAAATAGAATCTTTTTAAGATTCAGTCGACCTTCCTACTTCTATCTCCATGACATCGAGGTCTCCGTCATCTCCAATGGCTTCTACAGGGCAGCCTTCCTTAGCTTCCCTGCATTGTTCTTCTTCTTCGGGTGTCTGAGGCTGCTTATAAACGTAGGAATGGCCACCATCATCGTTTCTTTTGAAATTTGCAGGGGCCGTCTCCCTGCATAAATCACAATCTATACATTGCGTATCGACGTAATATTTTCCAAAAACGTTTCCTGGATATTTATTATTTCTATCAGCCATTTTAACCTCTATTATTCTCTACTTTCTATTTATACTTAATGTACTATTCCCGTCAAGCCCCAATAACGGTGACGAGATTTTTACGCTCCGACCTTTGCAAGGACCTCCATCGCTCCAGTCCCTGAATGGTCTCCGATTCAATCCGTTTTCACAGACGTCAATATTTTTAAAACAATTTTTCATTATGTCAAAGAGATATTAAGAAACAGTATGTTTGTAACAGAACCATTCTACGTTCTTTGAAAAATAGTTCCAATTTTTAGAAAATTTTATATATAGATCAAAAAAAAGGGACTAGAAAGGATGAAAAAAGAAAAAGAAGAGATTTTTTTTCATTTTTATTAGATACATCTTTAGACAATCCTTAAATATAAATAAAAGAAAACCCATTTTTAACAATGACCGTTTTTATAACAGGAACAGATACTGGGGTAGGAAAAACAGCCTTTAGCTATGAGCTTGTGAAATATTGGAGGGCAAAAGGATACAATGCCATTGGCTTAAAACCTATTTCTACTGGTGGAAGAGAGGATGCTATAAGGCTTTGGGAAGCATCCGATAAAAGAATCAGTTTAGATAACTTAAATCCCTTTTATTTTTCAGAGCCTATGGCTCCTGCGATTGCTGCAGAACTAGAAGGAAAAATCATCCATCTTATGGACGTGCAAAAAGCGATTACTCACATGGTGGAGGGCTTTAGTCATGTTGTTATTGAAGGGATAGGTGGATGGCTGACACCTATTTCACGAAAATGGCTTTTAAGAGAGCTCGTTCAAATCCTCCACTGTCCTGTTGTTATTGTTGCGCATACCCGACTCGGATATCTTAACCATACATTTCTAACAATCGAAAACATCCTAGCCGCAGATATTGCTATCAAGGGGCTTATATTGAACCAATATGCTTCTTTGGGCGTTGTTCCCATGGCGATAGAACTTATTGAAACAAGATATAATATCCCAATAGCCCTAATAGATGATTTTAGAAAAAGTCCCTTTTGTTGCCCTCAATGGTTAGAAGATGCTTCTTCTAATTCTTTATAACCGAAATACCTTTTTTCACGGATAATTTCCACTGCTCTTATTGGAACCAATTCTTTCCACCGAGGATCTCCCGACTTGATATATTCTGTAACTTCTTTTGGAGAAAAAGATTTAAGGGGTGGATTGATCGGGTGCAGGGGAACCAAATGATTCGATTCCAAAAGATAATTATAGATATGTTTGATTGAACCTTTTATCTCTAGATTTTCGGCTGTTATAAGCTTGGAGGTTTGAGGATCATAAGTTGGATAGACATAAAGTTTGATTTTCTTTTTAAAAAGTCTGCCCATGGCTTCCAGGATACCTCCTTCGACATAGGAATAGTATTTTTCGTTAAAAAGTTCTTGAAGGAGGGGAATTCCCAGAACCAGACCAATGAGATTTTTGGTAAAACGGTTCAGATAAGTCGAAATTTCATAGAATTCAGCGTAATTTGAAATTAGTACATGTTGTTTTAATGCACATAGTAGTTCAATTCTTTGGATAAAATTGTCTTTATCGATCGTTCCCATTTCGGTTAAAAGATTGCGAGTAGTAATCTCCATTATTTCTAGTTTAGGGACATCGGCAATTTCTGGTTCCTGTAGAAATTTAGCTCTAGCCACTTCCATCATTTCCATATTGAGATTTGTCACAGGTTCAAACCTTCCCCTTTCAATCAATATAGCTTTTTTGTAGAGAAGATCCGAAGGCTGAACAGCTTTTCCATTAGGGGTAAACAGAATCACTGGAGTGAGCCCAGAAACTAGGAGTTGTAAGTTCAACAATCTTAAGTCAATTTTTTCAAATAAATGCCCTGCGGTATCGATTAAATCGACTTCAATTTTCCCTGGAGCAATATTGTCCATCAAAGATTCTATTAAAAGCACTAGATCTTGATTGTAATAAAAGGCTCCATAGATCAAATTGACTCCTAAAATCCCGAGTGTTTCTTGCTGTTGAAGTCTTTCCTGCTCAAGAAATCGAACATGGATGATAACATCATTCCATTTTCCCATTGGATTGTCTTGAAATCTAATTCCCATCCAACCATGACAATCCATTCGTTGTTGATATCCCTGAATGGTAACGGTATCCGCAAAGACAAAAAATTGTGTGTTTTTTCCTCGCTTAACCTCTAGTCTGTCGATTAAAAGGTCATATTCATGGTCTAACATTCTTGAAAGCCTTTCTTGACAGACGTATCTTTCAGTAGGCCCATATATGGCGTCGCTGACTGTCATGTCATAAGCAGAAATGCTTTTAGCAACCGTTCCAGCAGCTCCTCCAACTTTGAAAAACCAGCGGACAACTTCTTGTCCTCCACCAATTTCAGCAAACGTTCCATATTTTTGGGAATCAAGATTGATTTGTAGTGCCTTTTGATGAGTGGTTAAGGTTGTTTTATCCATGCGATAGAATAATCTACTCGCTCATAGGAAAATTCAAAAACTATTGCGAGTATTGACTTCTTGTATTTCTGTGACTTGTCATATTCAAGAAAAAATCGTAGATATGAGCATCATGTACCTTAAAGAAAAACAAAGGGATTATTTTGGAACAGCTCTCTCTATAGAAGAATTAGATGCCAATCCTTTACGACAGTTCATCAAATGGTACGAGGTTGCCCTAGAAACCGAACCCTTTGAACCAAATGCTGTAGCGTTAGCTACTTCCAATAATCAAGGGGAAACTAAAGTTCGCTTTGTTTTAATCAAAGCTATTGATGACAAAGGCTTTCTTTTTTTTACAAACTACTCAAGCATCAAAGGCAAACATCTTGAAGAAAA
Encoded proteins:
- a CDS encoding ferredoxin; the encoded protein is MADRNNKYPGNVFGKYYVDTQCIDCDLCRETAPANFKRNDDGGHSYVYKQPQTPEEEEQCREAKEGCPVEAIGDDGDLDVMEIEVGRSTES
- the bioD gene encoding dethiobiotin synthase; amino-acid sequence: MTVFITGTDTGVGKTAFSYELVKYWRAKGYNAIGLKPISTGGREDAIRLWEASDKRISLDNLNPFYFSEPMAPAIAAELEGKIIHLMDVQKAITHMVEGFSHVVIEGIGGWLTPISRKWLLRELVQILHCPVVIVAHTRLGYLNHTFLTIENILAADIAIKGLILNQYASLGVVPMAIELIETRYNIPIALIDDFRKSPFCCPQWLEDASSNSL